The following proteins are co-located in the Carassius auratus strain Wakin chromosome 7, ASM336829v1, whole genome shotgun sequence genome:
- the ptpn5 gene encoding tyrosine-protein phosphatase non-receptor type 5 isoform X1, whose translation MAEAPVGEDAPKEKESASPLTHDSLTGVGVALWERVLKASVTAGAFLLLYTLSQLTGLWVLYILNGYRAFPAAHKVLDLLQYLLSTSDACDQQMEIWRVESLLPLIATLFLGVVILGTGTLFCIKTLVPGNPCFPDDRRQSMSRQPSFTYSEWTDAKQEDFYELDAVPETPVFDCFMDMKTEADPVTLTVKPVGLQERRGSNVSLTLDMCTPGTTEPYGALLSPREQSTQEYLQNASNLLTPEQLQKRALDDAALQAEFYETPMNFVDPKEYSFPGVVRKNRYKTILPNTHSRVCLKAKEEGDFLSTYINANYLKGYGGKEKAYIATQGPTVNTVGDFWRMVWQERCPIIVMITNIEEKNEKCTEYWPEDSVICEDIEITVKLVIQADDYSLRIFTVKSEGEERTLRQYWYTSWPDQKTPDKAPPLLDLVREVEEVRKQAPPNSGPVIVHCSAGIGRTGCFIATSILCQQLSNEGVVDILKTTSQLRLDRGGMIQTAEQYQFVHHVLSLYERQLRETSEE comes from the exons ATGGCAGAAGCCCCTGTCGGAGAGGACGCACCCAAAGAGAAGGAGAGTGCCTCCCCACTTACCCACGATTCCCTGACAGGTGTTGGGGTTGCTCTATGGGAAAGAGTGTTGAAAGCAAGTGTTACCGCTGGTGCTTTCCTCCTGCTGTACACACTTTCTCAGCTCACA GGTTTGTGGGTCCTTTACATACTGAATGGATACAGGGCTTTTCCAGCAGCACATAAAGTTTTGGATCTCCTTCAGTACCTTCTCTCCACCAGCGATGCCTGTGATCAACAG ATGGAGATATGGAGGGTGGAAAGCTTGTTGCCCCTCATAGCCACACTCTTCTTAGGTGTAGTCATCCTTGGTACTGGA ACGCTGTTCTGCATTAAAACCCTGGTGCCTGGCAACCCTTGCTTCCCTGATGACCGTCGTCAGTCCATGAGCAGGCAGCCCTCCTTTACATATTCAGAATGGACAGATGCTAAACAGGAGGATTTCTACGAGCTGGATGCTGTTCCTGAGACCCCTGTGTTTGACTGCTTTATGGACATGAAGACCGAAGCTGACCCTGTCACTCTCACTGTAAAACCTGTGGGCTTGCAGGAAAG GAGAGGTTCTAATGTGTCTCTGACGTTGGACATGTGCACCCCTGGTACTACAGAGCCCTATGGAGCGCTGCTGTCCCCTAGAGAGCAGAGCACACAGGAATACCTGCAGAACGCATCCAACCTGCTCACCCCCGAGCAGCTGCAGAAGCGTGCACTGGACGATGCTGCGCTGCAGGCTGAGTTCTAT GAAACACCAATGAACTTCGTGGACCCTAAAGAATACAGTTTTCCTGGCGTGGTGAGGAAGAATCGCTACAAAACCATACTACCAA acacacatagcagagtTTGCTTAAAAGCAAAAGAGGAAGGTGATTTTCTCAGCACCTACATCAACGCTAATTATTTGAAG GGCTATGGAGGGAAAGAAAAGGCTTACATTGCTACACAGGGTCCCACTGTAAACACAGTGGGGGATTTCTGGAGGATGGTTTGGCAGGAGCGCTGTCCCATTATTGTCATGATCACCaacattgaagaaaaaaatgag AAATGCACAGAATACTGGCCAGAGGACAGTGTCATCTGTGAAGATATCGAGATCACTGTCAAACTGGTCATCCAGGCAGATGACTACAGTCTAAGGATTTTCACTGTgaag agtGAGGGTGAGGAGCGCACTCTCAGACAGTACTGGTACACATCCTGGCCAGATCAGAAAACTCCAGACAAGGCCCCACCTCTTTTGGATTTAGTTAGGGAGGTGGAGGAAGTGAGGAAACAGGCTCCGCCCAACAGTGGCCCTGTCATTGTCCactgcag TGCAGGGATTGGACGCACTGGCTGTTTCATTGCTACCTCTATCTTGTGCCAGCAGCTAAGCAATGAAGGGGTGGTTGACATCCTTAAGACTACTAGCCAGCTACGCTTGGACAG AGGCGGCATGATCCAGACAGCGGAGCAGTATCAGTTTGTTCATCATGTACTCAGCCTGTACGAAAGACAGCTTCGAGAGACCTCAGAAGAGTAA
- the ptpn5 gene encoding tyrosine-protein phosphatase non-receptor type 5 isoform X2, with protein sequence MEIWRVESLLPLIATLFLGVVILGTGTLFCIKTLVPGNPCFPDDRRQSMSRQPSFTYSEWTDAKQEDFYELDAVPETPVFDCFMDMKTEADPVTLTVKPVGLQERRGSNVSLTLDMCTPGTTEPYGALLSPREQSTQEYLQNASNLLTPEQLQKRALDDAALQAEFYETPMNFVDPKEYSFPGVVRKNRYKTILPNTHSRVCLKAKEEGDFLSTYINANYLKGYGGKEKAYIATQGPTVNTVGDFWRMVWQERCPIIVMITNIEEKNEKCTEYWPEDSVICEDIEITVKLVIQADDYSLRIFTVKSEGEERTLRQYWYTSWPDQKTPDKAPPLLDLVREVEEVRKQAPPNSGPVIVHCSAGIGRTGCFIATSILCQQLSNEGVVDILKTTSQLRLDRGGMIQTAEQYQFVHHVLSLYERQLRETSEE encoded by the exons ATGGAGATATGGAGGGTGGAAAGCTTGTTGCCCCTCATAGCCACACTCTTCTTAGGTGTAGTCATCCTTGGTACTGGA ACGCTGTTCTGCATTAAAACCCTGGTGCCTGGCAACCCTTGCTTCCCTGATGACCGTCGTCAGTCCATGAGCAGGCAGCCCTCCTTTACATATTCAGAATGGACAGATGCTAAACAGGAGGATTTCTACGAGCTGGATGCTGTTCCTGAGACCCCTGTGTTTGACTGCTTTATGGACATGAAGACCGAAGCTGACCCTGTCACTCTCACTGTAAAACCTGTGGGCTTGCAGGAAAG GAGAGGTTCTAATGTGTCTCTGACGTTGGACATGTGCACCCCTGGTACTACAGAGCCCTATGGAGCGCTGCTGTCCCCTAGAGAGCAGAGCACACAGGAATACCTGCAGAACGCATCCAACCTGCTCACCCCCGAGCAGCTGCAGAAGCGTGCACTGGACGATGCTGCGCTGCAGGCTGAGTTCTAT GAAACACCAATGAACTTCGTGGACCCTAAAGAATACAGTTTTCCTGGCGTGGTGAGGAAGAATCGCTACAAAACCATACTACCAA acacacatagcagagtTTGCTTAAAAGCAAAAGAGGAAGGTGATTTTCTCAGCACCTACATCAACGCTAATTATTTGAAG GGCTATGGAGGGAAAGAAAAGGCTTACATTGCTACACAGGGTCCCACTGTAAACACAGTGGGGGATTTCTGGAGGATGGTTTGGCAGGAGCGCTGTCCCATTATTGTCATGATCACCaacattgaagaaaaaaatgag AAATGCACAGAATACTGGCCAGAGGACAGTGTCATCTGTGAAGATATCGAGATCACTGTCAAACTGGTCATCCAGGCAGATGACTACAGTCTAAGGATTTTCACTGTgaag agtGAGGGTGAGGAGCGCACTCTCAGACAGTACTGGTACACATCCTGGCCAGATCAGAAAACTCCAGACAAGGCCCCACCTCTTTTGGATTTAGTTAGGGAGGTGGAGGAAGTGAGGAAACAGGCTCCGCCCAACAGTGGCCCTGTCATTGTCCactgcag TGCAGGGATTGGACGCACTGGCTGTTTCATTGCTACCTCTATCTTGTGCCAGCAGCTAAGCAATGAAGGGGTGGTTGACATCCTTAAGACTACTAGCCAGCTACGCTTGGACAG AGGCGGCATGATCCAGACAGCGGAGCAGTATCAGTTTGTTCATCATGTACTCAGCCTGTACGAAAGACAGCTTCGAGAGACCTCAGAAGAGTAA